The proteins below are encoded in one region of Pithys albifrons albifrons isolate INPA30051 chromosome 25, PitAlb_v1, whole genome shotgun sequence:
- the LOC139682637 gene encoding keratin, type I cytoskeletal 13-like, giving the protein MSCNIKETITVSSKGRSSGGSCIIGGGGGARISSYGIGSGRGFSGRSYCGGVNYGGGLSVGSLAGGSYGGGNCYGNGLGFGLGGGVVVGGLGGDCLLSSCDEKVTMQNLNDRLASYLDKVKCLEKENAELECRIREWYATQGLCCEPRDYSCYYKEIEDLQNQIVCATIDNNKIILDIDNSRMAADDFRVKYETELALRQSVEADINGLRQVLDQLTLCRSDLEAQLESLREELCCLKKNHEEEMNCLRKQSTGDVSVEVNACPGPDLRQILEDLRCQYETLIARNRKEVEDWYECKIEEVNREVITSGQEVETCNNQVTELRRQLQALEIDLQAQLSQRNNLESSLAETECQYNSLLGELQNQITCVEQQLAEIRAEIECQNQEYKTLLDVKCRLEQEIQTYRCLLEGGQQDLIHGGGIGTGGGVIRTSHTYTTTSAAHCQPQVPPCKTGDIQVTCRRICD; this is encoded by the exons ATGAGTTGCAACATTAAGGAGACTATTACTGTGTCTAGCAAAGGCAGGAGCAGTGGTGGCAGCTGCATcattggtggtggtggtggagcaCGGATTTCTTCCTATGGGATAGGCAGTGGCAGAGGTTTTTCTGGAAGGAGCTACTGCGGTGGAGTGAATTATGGAGGGGGACTGAGTGTTGGTAGCTTGGCTGGTGGGAGCTATGGAGGTGGCAACTGCTATGGCAATGGCCTGGGGTTTGGCCTTGGAGGAGGGGTGGTTGTCGGGGGTCTCGGTGGCGACTGCTTGCTGTCATCCTGCGATGAGAAGGTCACCATGCAAAACCTCAATGACCGCCTGGCCTCCTACCTGGACAAGGTGAAGTGCCTGGAGAAGGAGAACGCTGAGCTGGAGTGCCGGATCAGGGAGTGGTACGCGACCCAGGGCCTCTGCTGCGAGCCCCGCGACTACAGCTGCTACTACAAAGAGATCGAGGATCTTCAAAACCAG ATTGTGTGTGCAACCATTGATAACAACAAGATCATCCTGGACATCGACAACAGCAGGATGGCTGCTGACGACTTCCGAGTGAA gtaCGAGACGGAGCTGGCGCTGCGCCAGAGCGTGGAGGCCGATATCAACGGGCTGCGCCAGGTGCTGGACCAGCTGACGCTGTGCAGGTCCGAcctggaggcacagctggagtcGCTGCGGGAGGAGCTCTGCTGCCTCAAGAAGAACCACGAGGAG GAGATGAACTGCCTGAGAAAACAATCAACTGGAGACGTGAGTGTGGAGGTCAATGCCTGCCCTGGACCAGATCTCAGGCAAATCTTGGAGGATTTGAGGTGCCAGTACGAAACACTGATCGCGCGGAACCGCAAGGAAGTCGAGGATTGGTACGAGTGCAAG ATTGAGGAGGTGAATCGGGAGGTTATCACAAGTGGTCAGGAGGTGGAGACGTGCAACAACCAGGTGACTGAGCTGAGACGCCAATTGCAAGCCCTGGAAATCGATCTGCAAGCTCAGCTCAGCCAG AGAAATAATTTGGAATCCTCTCTGGCTGAGACTGAGTGCCAGTACAACTCCCTCCTTGGTGAGCTACAGAACCAGATCACGTGTGTGGAGCAGCAGTTGGCTGAAATAAGAGCAGAAATAGAGTGTCAGAACCAAGAGTACAAGACCTTACTGGACGTCAAGTGCCGTCTGGAGCAGGAGATCCAGACCTACCGGTGCTTGTTGGAAGGAGGACAGCAGGACCTCAT TCACGGAGGAGGAATCGGAACTGGCGGAGGGGTCATTAGGACGAGCCACACCTACACAACCACCTCAGCTGCCCATTGCCAGCCCCAGGTGCCACCCTGCAAGACTGGAGACATACAAG TGACCTGCAGGAGGATTTGTGATTAA
- the LOC139682684 gene encoding keratin, type I cytoskeletal 19-like, producing MSCSIKQTTGSLRGRTSGGSCVVGGGGGGGGARISSVSSGRYTTCGIGGSRGFSGRSYCGAVNYGAGLSTGSLVGGNYGGGLGAAVLGGCPAMGFSGGSARFGGGMGGGMGMGLGGGGFAGDGILLSGDEKVTMQNLNDRLASYLDKVRCLEQENADLECRIREWYAKQGPFCEPRDYSCYYKEIEDLQNQIVCATIDNNKIILNIDNSRMTADDFRVKYETELALRQSVEADINGLRQVLDQLTLCRSDLEAQLESLREELCCLKKNHEEEMCCLRKQSTGDVSVEVNACPGPDLRKILEEMRCQYETLIERNRKEVEDWYECKIEEVNREVITSGQEVETCNNQVTELRRQLQALEIDLQAQLSQRDNLESSLAETECRYNNHLGELQSQITCVEQQLADLRAEMECQNQEYKILLDVKCRLEQEIHTYRCLLEGGQQDLIQQGGIGQSSGLGGGVARSSGIGGGGIIRTSHTYTSSAQIPSCAAAEIQVPCRRICD from the exons ATGAGCTGTAGTATTAAACAGACAACTGGCTCTCTCAGGGGCAGGACCAGCGGTGGCAGCTGCGTGGTTGGTGGcggtggtggtggtggcggAGCGCGCATCTCCTCGGTCTCCTCCGGAAGATACACGACCTGCGGCATAGGCGGCAGCCGAGGCTTCTCCGGGAGAAGCTACTGCGGAGCTGTGAACTAcggagcagggctgagcaccGGCAGCCTGGTCGGGGGAAACTACGGAGGCGGCTTAGGAGCCGCCGTCCTCGGAGGATGCCCAGCCATGGGATTCAGCGGTGGCAGCGCTCGCTTTGGCGGTGGCATGGGAGGGGGCATGGGAATGGGTCTTGGTGGAGGTGGTTTCGCTGGTGATGGCATTCTTCTTTCTGGTGACGAGAAGGTCACCATGCAGAACCTTAACGACCGCCTGGCTTCTTACCTGGACAAGGTGAGGTGCCTGGAACAAGAGAATGCTGACCTGGAGTGCAGGATCAGGGAGTGGTATGCCAAGCAGGGCCCTTTTTGTGAGCCACGGGACTACAGCTGCTACTACAAAGAAATAGAAGATCTTCAGAACCAG ATTGTCTGTGCAACCATAGACAACAACAAGATCATTCTGAACATCGATAACAGCAGGATGACAGCTGACGACTTCCGAGTGAa gtaCGAGACGGAGCTGGCGCTGCGCCAGAGCGTGGAGGCCGATATCAACGGGCTGCGCCAGGTGCTGGACCAGCTGACGCTGTGCAGGTCCGAcctggaggcacagctggagtcGCTGCGGGAGGAGCTCTGCTGCCTCAAGAAGAACCACGAGGAG GAAATGTGCTGTCTGAGGAAGCAATCGACTGGAGATGTGAGCGTGGAGGTCAATGCCTGCCCCGGCCCAGACCTCAGGAAGATCCTGGAGGAGATGAGGTGCCAGTATGAGACACTGATTGAACGCAACCGCAAAGAAGTTGAGGATTGGTATGAGTGCAAG ATTGAGGAGGTGAATCGGGAGGTTATCACAAGTGGTCAGGAGGTGGAGACGTGCAACAACCAGGTGACTGAGCTGAGACGCCAATTGCAAGCCCTGGAAATCGATCTGCAAGCTCAGCTCAGCCAG AGGGACAACCTGGAGTCCTCGCTGGCAGAGACGGAGTGTCGCTACAACAACCACCTTGGTGAGCTGCAGAGCCAGATCACCtgtgtggagcagcagctggctgACCTGCGGGCAGAGATGGAGTGCCAGAACCAGGAGTACAAGATCCTGCTGGACGTCAAGTGCCGCCTGGAGCAGGAGATCCACACGTACCGCTGCCTGCTGGAGGGTGGCCAGCAGGACCTAAT TCAGCAAGGAGGAATTGGTCAGTCTTCGGGTCTAGGAGGAGGAGTTGCAAGAAGCAGTGGGATAGGAGGAGGAGGCATCATTAGGACAAGCCACACTTACACTTCGTCTGCCCAGATCCCGTCCTGTGCAGCCGCGGAGATCCAAG TGCCTTGCCGAAGGATTTGTGATTAA